From the genome of Streptomyces sp. NBC_00523:
TTCGCCTCGTTCTACGCCAACGTGGTCGTCGTCCACCAGAAGAACGGCGGCCTCGGCAACGCCCGCAACAACGGGCTCGACGTGGTGACCGCGCCCTACGTCACCTTCCTCGACTCCGACGACATCCTCGGCGAGGACGCGCTGGCCGCGATGCTCCAGGCCGCCCGGCGCGACGGCTCGGACGTGGTGGTCGGCGACCTCGTCAACTTCCCGGACCGCCCCTACGGCCCCTGGAAGAAGTACTTCGGCGAGGGCGACCGCGTCGTCCAGGACTTCGCGGAGCTGCCCGACCTGATCTTCAGCGGCTCGGCCTGCAACAAGCTGTTCAGCACCCGCCTGCTCCGTGAGCTGGGTCTGCGCTTCGGGGAGGGCGTCCACTTCGAGGACGCCTGGCTGACGCTGCCCGCCATGCTGCGCGCCCGGGCCATCAGCGTGGTCGACCGGCCCGTCTACTACTACCGCGGACGCCCCGACGGCTCGTCCATCATGGACTCCCTGTGGAGCAAGCCGGCGAACTACTGGGACCACCTCAAGCTGAACCACTTCCTGCTCGAAGTGTCGCGCGCCGAGTCCCCGGAGATCCGCAGGATGTTCCACCGGTACGTCACGCGTACCTACAAGGGCTTCCTCTGCAACGCCCGCAACATGATGGGCCGGTCCCAGCTGGAAGAGATCTTCCCCGGCCTGCGGGCGCACTACGCGGACATCCCGGACGAGGTGATCGACGAGTTCGTCACCAACCCCGCCCAGCAGCTCGACCACTATGCCGCCAAGACCGGCAACTTCGAGCTGTTCGTCTCGCCCGAGAGCGTGCTGGACAACGTGCCGCTGGCCGTCCACATGGACGGCCACGGCTTCTTCCGCATGTTCGGCGGCCCGGCGAACCAGTCGAGTGCCGCGCGGGTGAAGGACCCCAACGTCGTCGTGGAGTCCGTGCGCTCGCGCGGCTCCGTCCTGGTGGTCGAGGGCTGCATGTCCTTCCCGGGCCTGAACATCGACTCGAAGTTCGTCAACCGCCTGGAGTTCGTGCACCAGACGTCCGTCGAGAAGATCGTCGTCCCGCTCCGCCAGATCTACCGGCGTGACCTCAGCAACGCCAGGAACGGCAAGGACGTCTACGCCGGCTGGTACGCCGAGATCCCGCTGGAGAAGCTGGCCGAAGGGGGATACAAGGCGGGCGACTTCCGGCTCCGCGTCCATTCCCCCGACGGCGAGCGCCACCGCAACGTCGTGATGAAGGCCCGGCTGCCCCTGCACCGCCTCAAAGGCGTCGGCGCGATCGGCCGGCACTCGTACATGCTCACCATCGGTGACGGCGACTCCCTGCACTTCAGGCTGATCGGCCGCACCCCACTGGCCCGCGCGAAGCAGATCCTCTGGCGGACCGCCCGCGAGATCAGGATCATGAAGCGGCGCAACCCCGGCTGGCGGATGAGGCTGGCCTACTGGCTGACCTACCCCCTGCTGCACTCCCGCGAGATATGGGTGATCGGCGAGCGCTCCGACACCGCGCAGGACAACTCGTACCACTTCTTCAAGTGGATCCGGCAGAACCGGAAGCGGTGCAACGCCTACTACGTCATCGACGGCAACTCCCCGGACCTCGCCAAGGTGAGCCCGTACGGGAACGTGCTGAAGCTCGGCTCGTGGAAGCACCGGATGTACCTGCTCCACGCCACCAAGCTCATCGGCGCGTACGACTCCGAGTCCTATCTGGTCCCGCAGGGATACCGGAAGGCCCTCTACCTGCACCGGTTCGGTGAGCTGATCCGGTACCAGCGGATATTCCTCCAGCACGGCATCACGTACAACGACGTGACCAGCGGTGCGTCGCAGTGGATCACCAGCTACGACATGATCATCACCGGTGGACGCCAGGAACGGGAGTTCTTCGCCGAGGAGGCGGGCTACGGGGAGCGCGCCGTCCTCGCCGGGTTCACCCGCTTCGACGCCCTGGACAAGGAGCCGAGGCAGCGCCCGCGCATTCTGCTCATGCCCACCTGGCGCCAGTGGATCGTGACCGCCTCGTACAAGAAGGGCCGGGGCCCGGCGAAGACCTCGTTCACGCAGTCCGAGTACTTCCGGTTCTACCGCGCGCTCCTGTCCGACCCCCGGCTGGCGCAGGCGCTGGACCGGTTCGGCGTGGACCTGGAGTTCTTCCCGCACTACGAGATCCGCCCGTACCTGCACCACTTCCAGCTGGACTCGCCGTCCATCGTCGTGGCCGATCCGCAGGCACGCAACGTGCAGCAGGCCATGAAGGAATGCTCGCTGATGGTGACGGACTACTCCTCCGTCTTCTTCGACGTGGCCTACATGGACACTCCGATCGTCTACGTCCCCTTCGACGAAGAGGACTTCTACGGTCGGCACTACAAGCGCGGGTACTTCAACCTGTCGACGGACGGCTTCGGCCCGGTCTGCCGCACGGTGGACGAGGCCGTGGAAGAGATCATCGCCTCGATCCGGAACCGGTTCGTCGTGCAGTCGCCCTACCGGGAACGGGCCGAGCGGTTCTTCGCGCACCGGGACCACGGCAACTGCGAGCGGGTCTACGAGGCGATCGACAGCCTGGGAACCGCCGGTGCGAGCGAGCTCGCCCCTCCGGGACCGACCGTCCCGGAGCACGTGCGGCAGACGGAGAGGGTGTGGGCAAGTGCTGCATGAGAACGGTGCGGGCGCCGAAGCCGCTTGCCGGATCTTCATCGCCGGCGATTCGACGTCGGTCGCGCGGGAGATGAGCCGGGCCCCGATGACGGGCTGGGGCCAAGTGCTCCCGCTCTTCTTCGACCGCCGGATCGAGGTGGTGAACTGCGCTCGCGCGGGCGCCAGTTCCCGTACGTTCAGCGAGCGCGGCAGGCTCGACTGGATCCTCCGGAACATCCGGCCGGGCGACTACATGCTGATCTCGTTCGGCATCAACGACGCCAAGCCCGAGAAATGGCTGAGGACCGAGGCGTTCGGCGACTTCCGCACCTACCTCCGCCACTTCGTGGACGGCGCCCGCTCCCGCAACGCGCACCCGGTGCTGGTGAGCACACACGAGCGCAACACCCACGACGCGCACGGAAACCTGTCGCGGGAGCACGTGGAGTACGCCATGGCGATGAGCGACGTCGCCGTGGAGACCAGCACGCCCTACATCGATCTGTACCACCAGAGCCTCTCCTGGTGGTCGGAGCTGGGAGACGAGGGCACCCGCTCCTTCTTCATCCACCTCGGGCCGGGGGAGCACCCCAACTACCCCGAGGGCTTCGACGATCCCGGTCACCTCGTCCCGGCCGGAGCCATCGCCTGCGCCCGGTTCGTCGCGTACTCCCTGGTGACCCAGCAGATCATCCCGGCGAACTGGACCGTCGACCTCGACCGGCAGGACTTCCCGCCCTCCGCGGTGACCTGGCTGGACGACGAGGCGCACGCGGCCCTGACCCATTCCCGGACCTCCGGTGCGGGGGCGGAACTGTGACGGACGTACGGCACATGTACCCGATAGCGCGGCTGCGCAGCGTCCAGCCGGGCCGACCCGAGATCGTCTGCACGGTGGAGCTGCACGGGGACAAGGATCCCGCGCTTCCCCTGCGGCCGGGCGAGACGGTCGAGTTCGAGTTCAAGGTCATCCCCGAGGGCCCGGGGTCGCGCTACTACGGCTATCTGATGGTGGAGTCCTTCAGCGAGGCCGCGACGATCGAGCGGGCCGCCGGAATGAGCCTCCTCGCGGTCGGCGACCGTTACGCCACCTCCACGGTCACGGGCGAGGAGCGCACCGCCCGCTTCGCGCTCACGGTCCACGAGAACGTGCCCCGCCACGCCTTCCTCGTCCCCCAGCTGCGTGCGGGCATCATCGCCGACGGCGGCAGCAGCCTCACGGCGAGCACGCGGTCGGTCAAGCAGCTCGGCTACCGGATCGCCCCCCTTCCGCCCCAGGGCAGGAAGCTCATGGTGCCGCCGGGCTACCGGGGCGCGCTCAACGGGCTCACGGAAGGGCTCGGCGACGGCGTACGGCTCGTCGGCGTCGGCCCCGCGCGGTTCGGGGAGACCTCCGTGACCCCGGACGGGCTGGTGACGTACAGCCCGGTCGCCGGATTCGCGGGCTACGACTCCTTCGACTACGTACTCGCCGACCCGGCGGAACGACTCACCCGCGCCCAGGTCACCGTCTACGTGGGGGACCTGACCATGACGCCGGGAGCCATCGCGGGCTGAGGCCCCGCGGCGCGAACCGGCGTGCTCTCCGCGTCGACCGGAACCAGGACCGCCGAGTGACTACCAGAGGGGCGGTCGCCATGAGCCGTGCGGGCGCGTACGCCCTGGCCGCCTGCCTGTTGCTGTCCTCCTGCGCTCCGGGCGGCGGCGGGGCCGACGACGGGGGCGCGTCGCCCAGGGCGGCAAGCCTTCGGCCCTCGGTGCCGGCCGGGGCCGAACTCACCCGGTCCACCCGCCGGCTCGCCGACGGAAGCCCGGTCCGGGTCGGCGTCATCGCCGTGTCCCCCGACGCGCCGCTGCGTGTGGAAGCGGTGCACGGCACCTCCCTCGCCCGCTCGGAGACCGTGCGCGCGATGGCCGGAACGGCGGGCGCCTGGGCCGCGGTGAACGGCTCCTTCTTCGACATCCGCAGCGGGCCCGCGTTCAGCGGCTACGAGGGAGACCCGCTCGGCGTGTACGTCGCCGAGGGCAGCCTGCTGAGCGAGGCCGCCGAGGGACGGACCGCCCTGATCCTCGGCGGGGGCTCGGCCAGGCCCCGGATCGGCGAGGTCACCTCGTCCTCCTCCCTGGCCGCATCCGACGGCGCGCACCGGGAGCTGGACGGGATCAACCGCACGCCCGGCCGCATCCTGGGGTGCGGGGGAGTGGGCGGCGACCGGCTCGCCCGGACCGGCGAACCCATGTCCGCCCCCGCGCACAACCAGCTGTGCGTGGACGAGGACGAGATCGTGGCCTTCACGGGCGAGTGGGGCGCCGCCACCCCGAAGGGCGACGGCACGGAGGCGCTCCTCGACCGCGACGGACGGGTGACGGCGCTGCGGTCGCCCGCCGGAGGCCCCGTCCCCCGGGGCGGACGCGTCCTGAGCGGCACGGGCGAGGGCGCGGCCTGGCTCAGGGCCCACGCCCGGCCGGGGGCGCACCTGAACGTGACGTCCGAGGTCCGCGACAGCCGGGGCGTCCAACTGTCCGGCGCGGAGACCTCGGTGGTCGGTGCCGGCCCCGCGCTCGTCCGCGACGGCCGCCGCTGGATCAACGGCGAGGCCAACGGCCTGACCCGGGCCGCGCTCGACCGGCGGGAGCCCAGAACCGCCGCGGGTGTCACCGAGGACGGCACTCTGCTGCTGGTGACGTTCGACGGGCGGCAGCCGGGCGTCAGCGTCGGGGTGTCCATGCCGGAGGCGGCCGACATCATGATCGCGCTGGGGGCGAAGGACGCCGTCAACCTGGACGGTGGCGGATCGACCACGATGGTGGTCGACGGCGAGGTGGGGAACAGGCCGACCGACTCCCCGGGCGGCCGGCAGACCGAACGGGCGGTGGCCACCGCCGTCGCGGTGATCGCCGAATGAACCGCGGCCCGGCACGTGTGTGCCGGGCCGCCATTCGCGTCAGCGAGCCTGTTACGCCGGAACGCTGGCCACGCCCGCCGCCAGGAACTTCTTCCCGTTCACGCGCTCCGAGACGCCCTCGCGGTCCAGGTACGGCGTGATGCCGCCCAGGTGGAAGGGCCAGCCGGCGCCCGTGATCAGGCAGAGGTCGATGTCCTGGGCCTCGGCCACGACGCCCTCGTCCAGCATCAGGCCGATCTCCTGGGCCACCGCGTCCAGGACGCGGTCGCGGACCTGCTCCTCGGTCAGGACGGTGTCGCCCTGCTTGAGGAGGGCGGCGACCTCGGGGTCGAGGACCGGCGCGCCGGAGTCGTAGACGTAGAAGCCGCGCTTGCCGGCCTTCACGACGGCCGCCAGGTTCTCGGAGACCGTGAAGCGCTCCGGGAAGGCGCGGTTCAGGGTCTCGGAGACGTGCAGGCCGATCGCCGGGCCGACGAGCTCCAGGAGCACCAGCGGGGACATCGGCAGGCCGAGGGGCTCGATGGCCTTCTCCGCGGTCTCGACCGGGGTGCCCTCGTCGATGACGTTCTGGATCTCGCCCATGAAGCGGGTGAGGATGCGGTTGACGACGAACGCCGGGGCGTCCTTCACCAGCACCGCGGTCTTCTTCAGCTTGCGGGCCACACCGAAGGCGGTGGCCAGCGAGGCGTCGTCCGTCTGCTCGCCGCGCACGATCTCCAGGAGCGGCAGGATCGCGACCGGGTTGAAGAAGTGGAAGCCGACGACCCGCTCGGGGTTCTTCAGCTTCGACGCCATCTCGGTGACCGAGAGGGACGAGGTGTTGGTGGCGAGGATCGCGTGCGCCGGGGCGACCGCCTCGACCTCCGCGAACACCTGCTGCTTGACGCCGATCTCCTCGAAGACCGCCTCGATGATGAAGTCGGCGTCGGAGAAGCCCTCCGCCTTGTCCAGCACACCGGTGACCAGGGCCTTCAGGCGGTTGGCCTTGTCCTGGTTGATGCGGCCCTTGCCGAGCAGCTTCTCGATCTCGGCGTGGACGTAGCCCACACCCTTGTCGACGCGCTCCTGGTCGATGTCGGTCAGCACGACCGGCACCTCCAGGCGGCGCAGGAAGAGCAGGGCGAGCTGGCTGGCCATCAGGCCCGCGCCCACCACGCCGACCTTGGTGACCGGGCGCGCCAGGTTCTTGTCCGGGGCCCCGGCCGGGCGCTTGGCGCGCTTCTGGACCAGGTTGAAGGAGTAGATCCCGGACCGCAGCTCGCCGCCCATGATCAGGTCCGCCAGGGCCTGGTCCTCGCGGTCGAAGCCGGCGGACAGGTCGCCGTCCTTGGCCGCGGCGACGATCTCCAGCGCGCGGTACGCGGCCGGGGCCGCACCGTGCACCTTGGAGTCGGCGATGGCCCGGCCGCGCGCGACGGCCTGGTCCCAGGCGTCCCCGCGGTCGATCTCGGGGCGCTCCACGGCGACCGTGCCGTTGAGCACGTCCGCGGTCCAGACGAGGGACCGCTCCAGGAAGTCCGCGCCCTCGAAGAGCGCGTCCGCGATGCCGAGCTCGAAGACCTGCTTGCCCTTGAGCTGGCGGTTCTGGTTCAGCGAGTTCTCGATGATCACCGAGACCGCGCGGTCGGCGCCGATCAGGTTCGGCAGCAGCACGCAGCCGCCCCAGCCGGGGACCAGACCGAGGAAGACCTCGGGCAGCGAGAACGCCGGCAGCGCCTTGGAGACGGTGCGGTACGAGCAGTGCAGCCCGACCTCGACACCGCCGCCCATCGCCGCGCCGTTGTAGTACGCGAACGTGGGCACCGCGAGACCGGAGAGGCGGCGGAAGACGTCGTGGCCGCCCTTGCCGATGGCGAGCGCGTCCTTGTGCTCCTTGAGCAGCTCGACGCCCTTGAGGTCGGCGCCGACCGCGAAGATGAACGGCTTGCCGGTGATGCCGACGCCGGTGATCGCGCCGTCGGCGGCCTCCTTCTCGACCTGGTCGATCGCGGCGTCGAGGTTCGCCAGCGACTGCGGTCCGAAGGTGGTCGGCTTGGTGTGGTCCAGGCCGTTGTCCAGCGTGATGAGGGCGAAGCGCCCCGCACCGGCCGGCAGGTCCAGGTGGCGTACGTGCGCCTGGGTGACGACCTCGTCCGGGAACAGCTCGGCCGCACCCTTCAGAAGCTCGGTGGTGGTGCTCACTTGTCGCCTCCGGCGTTCTCGAAGTGCGGGTTCTCCCAGACGACCGTGGCGCCCATGCCGAAGCCGACGCACATGGTCGTGAGGCCGTAACGGACCTCGGGGTGCTCCTCGAACTGGCGGGCCAGCTGCGTCATCAGCCGGACGCCGGAGGAGGCCAGCGGGTGACCGTAGGCGATCGCGCCGCCGTACTGGTTGACGCGGGCGTCGTCGTCGGCGATGCCGTAGTGCTCCAGGAACGCCAGCACCTGTACGGCGAACGCCTCGTTGATCTCGAAGAGACCGATGTCCGTGATGGAAAGACCGGCCTGGGCGAGGGCCTTCTCGGTGGCCGGGATCGGTCCGTAGCCCATGACCTCCGGCTCGACGCCCGCGAAGGCGTACGAGACGAGGCGCATCTTGACCGGGAGGCCCAGCTCGCGGGCGACGTCCTCGGCGGCGAGCAGCGAGGCGGTGGCGCCGTCGTTGAGGCCCGCGGCGTTACCGGCGGTGACGCGGCCGTGGGCGCGGAACGGGGTCTTCAGGTTGGCCAGGGACTCCATGGAGGTGCCCGGGCGCATCGGCTCGTCGGCGGTGACCAGGCCCCAGCCCGTCTCACCGGCCTCCGCGTTCGTGCGGCGCACCGAGACCGGCACCAGGTCCTGCTGGATCTTGCCGTTGGCGTACGCCTTGGCGGCCTTCTCCTGCGACCGCACCGCGTAGGCGTCGGCGCGCTCCTTGGTGATCGTGGGGTACCGGTCGTGCAGGTTCTCCGCGGTCATGCCCATGAAGAGGGCGGACTCGTCGACCAGCTTCTCCGACACGAACCGCGGGTTCGGGTCCACGCCCTCGCCCATCGGGTGGCGGCCCATGTGCTCGACACCGCCGGCGACGACGACGTCGTACGCGCCGAAGGCGATGGAGCCGGCCGTCGAGGTGACGGCGGTCAGGGCGCCCGCGCACATGCGGTCGATGGAGTAGCCCGGGACGGACTGCGGCAGACCGGCGAGGATGCCGGCGGTACGGCCGAGGGTCAGGCCCTGGTCACCGATCTGCGTGGTCGCGGCGATGGCGACCTCGTCGATCTTCTTGGGGTCCAGGTCCGGGTTGCGGCGCAGCAGCTCCCGGATGGCCTTCACGACGAGATCGTCGGCGCGGGTCTCGTGGTAGATGCCCTTCGGGCCCGCCTTGCCGAACGGGGTGCGGACGCCGTCTACGAAGACGACGTCCCGGATGGTACGAGGCACGATGGCTCTCCTCCAGGGTGCGGGATGGCACTGCTGCGGGGCGCGCCCGGAGGCACGCCGCTCCGGTCATGCTACTTGCGGGTAACCAGACTGCCCACCCCCTGTGGCCGGAGCGGCGAACGTCACACGCGGAAACTGCCCGGAGAGCACCCCTCCGCACACGGAGAATGGCCCGGACGGACTCGAAAACGAGTCCGTCCGGGCCATTCGCGTTCCGCGCGGGCCGCGCGGAACGTGGCGTGATTACGCCCCTGCCCTATGCCGTCACGAGAGGCCGCGTGCCGTTACGAGGGCTGCGTGAGCGCCCGGTACAGCAGCGGGGCGACCTGCTCGATCTGCCAGTGTCGCGCGCCGTACCCGGCGAGCGCGGACTCCACCGTCTCCGGCGTCGGGTTCTTCGGCGGCTCCCAGCAGACCCGCCGCACCGTGTCCGGCGTGATCAGGTTCTCCTGCGGCAGGTGCAGCCGCTCCGCCAGCGCGGAGACCGCGGCGCGGGCCGCGGAGAGCCGGGCGGCGGCGGCCGGGTCCTTGTCGGCCCAGGCGCGCGGCGGCGGCGGTCCCGCGAGGGCCTGGCCGGGCTGCGGCAGCTCCGTGTCGGGCAGCGCCTTGGCCCGGTCCACGGCGGCCTGCCACTGCTCCAGCTGGCGCCGGCCCATGCGCGGACCGAAGCCGGTGAGGGCGGTCAGCGCCTGGGTGTTCGCCGGGAGGGCGAGCGCGGCCTCGATGATCGCGGCGTCGCCGAGCACCTTGCCGGGCGAGATGTCGCGCCGCCGGGCGATCTGGTCCCGGGCGTTCCACAGCTCCCGGACGACCGCCATCTGACGGCGGCGGCGGACCTTGTGCATCCCGGAGGTGCGGCGCCACGGGTCCTGGCGCGGGGGAGCGGGCGGCGCCGAGGCGATGGCGGAGAACTCCTCCTGGGCCCATTCCAGCTTGCCCTGCCGGTCGAGCTCGTCCTCCAGCGCGTTGCGCAGGTCGATGAGGAGTTCAACGTCGAGCGCGGCGTAACGCAGCCAGGGCTCGGGCAGCGGGCGGGTGGACCAGTCGACGGCGGAGTGGCCCTTCTCCAGCGAGTAGCCGAGGACGTTCTCGACCATGGCGCCGAGGCCGACGCGCGGGAAACCGGCCAGCCGTCCGGCGAGCTCGGTGTCGAAGAGCCCGGTCGGTGTCATCCCTATCTCGCGC
Proteins encoded in this window:
- a CDS encoding phosphodiester glycosidase family protein gives rise to the protein MTTRGAVAMSRAGAYALAACLLLSSCAPGGGGADDGGASPRAASLRPSVPAGAELTRSTRRLADGSPVRVGVIAVSPDAPLRVEAVHGTSLARSETVRAMAGTAGAWAAVNGSFFDIRSGPAFSGYEGDPLGVYVAEGSLLSEAAEGRTALILGGGSARPRIGEVTSSSSLAASDGAHRELDGINRTPGRILGCGGVGGDRLARTGEPMSAPAHNQLCVDEDEIVAFTGEWGAATPKGDGTEALLDRDGRVTALRSPAGGPVPRGGRVLSGTGEGAAWLRAHARPGAHLNVTSEVRDSRGVQLSGAETSVVGAGPALVRDGRRWINGEANGLTRAALDRREPRTAAGVTEDGTLLLVTFDGRQPGVSVGVSMPEAADIMIALGAKDAVNLDGGGSTTMVVDGEVGNRPTDSPGGRQTERAVATAVAVIAE
- a CDS encoding rhamnogalacturonan acetylesterase — its product is MLHENGAGAEAACRIFIAGDSTSVAREMSRAPMTGWGQVLPLFFDRRIEVVNCARAGASSRTFSERGRLDWILRNIRPGDYMLISFGINDAKPEKWLRTEAFGDFRTYLRHFVDGARSRNAHPVLVSTHERNTHDAHGNLSREHVEYAMAMSDVAVETSTPYIDLYHQSLSWWSELGDEGTRSFFIHLGPGEHPNYPEGFDDPGHLVPAGAIACARFVAYSLVTQQIIPANWTVDLDRQDFPPSAVTWLDDEAHAALTHSRTSGAGAEL
- a CDS encoding 3-hydroxyacyl-CoA dehydrogenase NAD-binding domain-containing protein, whose product is MSTTTELLKGAAELFPDEVVTQAHVRHLDLPAGAGRFALITLDNGLDHTKPTTFGPQSLANLDAAIDQVEKEAADGAITGVGITGKPFIFAVGADLKGVELLKEHKDALAIGKGGHDVFRRLSGLAVPTFAYYNGAAMGGGVEVGLHCSYRTVSKALPAFSLPEVFLGLVPGWGGCVLLPNLIGADRAVSVIIENSLNQNRQLKGKQVFELGIADALFEGADFLERSLVWTADVLNGTVAVERPEIDRGDAWDQAVARGRAIADSKVHGAAPAAYRALEIVAAAKDGDLSAGFDREDQALADLIMGGELRSGIYSFNLVQKRAKRPAGAPDKNLARPVTKVGVVGAGLMASQLALLFLRRLEVPVVLTDIDQERVDKGVGYVHAEIEKLLGKGRINQDKANRLKALVTGVLDKAEGFSDADFIIEAVFEEIGVKQQVFAEVEAVAPAHAILATNTSSLSVTEMASKLKNPERVVGFHFFNPVAILPLLEIVRGEQTDDASLATAFGVARKLKKTAVLVKDAPAFVVNRILTRFMGEIQNVIDEGTPVETAEKAIEPLGLPMSPLVLLELVGPAIGLHVSETLNRAFPERFTVSENLAAVVKAGKRGFYVYDSGAPVLDPEVAALLKQGDTVLTEEQVRDRVLDAVAQEIGLMLDEGVVAEAQDIDLCLITGAGWPFHLGGITPYLDREGVSERVNGKKFLAAGVASVPA
- a CDS encoding HRDC domain-containing protein, with the translated sequence MTDAQETAADTSLRTTGGAPPDDVAPAPIPLLEPREGIPPVVASDDALAGVIAAFAAGSGPVAVDAERASGYRYGQRAYLVQLRRDGAGSALVDPVGCPDLSGLGEALHGTEWILHAATQDLPCLREIGMTPTGLFDTELAGRLAGFPRVGLGAMVENVLGYSLEKGHSAVDWSTRPLPEPWLRYAALDVELLIDLRNALEDELDRQGKLEWAQEEFSAIASAPPAPPRQDPWRRTSGMHKVRRRRQMAVVRELWNARDQIARRRDISPGKVLGDAAIIEAALALPANTQALTALTGFGPRMGRRQLEQWQAAVDRAKALPDTELPQPGQALAGPPPPRAWADKDPAAAARLSAARAAVSALAERLHLPQENLITPDTVRRVCWEPPKNPTPETVESALAGYGARHWQIEQVAPLLYRALTQPS
- a CDS encoding Ig-like domain-containing protein; the encoded protein is MYPIARLRSVQPGRPEIVCTVELHGDKDPALPLRPGETVEFEFKVIPEGPGSRYYGYLMVESFSEAATIERAAGMSLLAVGDRYATSTVTGEERTARFALTVHENVPRHAFLVPQLRAGIIADGGSSLTASTRSVKQLGYRIAPLPPQGRKLMVPPGYRGALNGLTEGLGDGVRLVGVGPARFGETSVTPDGLVTYSPVAGFAGYDSFDYVLADPAERLTRAQVTVYVGDLTMTPGAIAG
- a CDS encoding thiolase family protein, producing MPRTIRDVVFVDGVRTPFGKAGPKGIYHETRADDLVVKAIRELLRRNPDLDPKKIDEVAIAATTQIGDQGLTLGRTAGILAGLPQSVPGYSIDRMCAGALTAVTSTAGSIAFGAYDVVVAGGVEHMGRHPMGEGVDPNPRFVSEKLVDESALFMGMTAENLHDRYPTITKERADAYAVRSQEKAAKAYANGKIQQDLVPVSVRRTNAEAGETGWGLVTADEPMRPGTSMESLANLKTPFRAHGRVTAGNAAGLNDGATASLLAAEDVARELGLPVKMRLVSYAFAGVEPEVMGYGPIPATEKALAQAGLSITDIGLFEINEAFAVQVLAFLEHYGIADDDARVNQYGGAIAYGHPLASSGVRLMTQLARQFEEHPEVRYGLTTMCVGFGMGATVVWENPHFENAGGDK
- a CDS encoding bifunctional glycosyltransferase/CDP-glycerol:glycerophosphate glycerophosphotransferase, giving the protein MNNERDTPDVWVTVVIPAYNAATTIGKAVQSAVNQTYELVEVVVVDDASTDNTLDVVKNFAGNNPRVRVLRRGRNSGGVGAPRNMGIAQAAGRYVMFLDADDELPPRACELLLASALETGSDITAGKAIRVNRATGDSQAWAPEVFALGRTVPNLVEFPLMLTDPIAAAKLYRVEFLRSQGVFFPEGVFYEDTYFSTVAGCLADGITIITDPVYRWMWETEGASITGRTGELRSITDRVAVHRATDAFLQDRGLWQLKVRKDSKFLAHDLRLYMRALAEGGPDFQQGFAQIASNYLFSISEEAFELCDPVDRVRAFFLMYQEIEAALTTLDYAQRKSMLSSFLVEEEGRVYWSGDHMHLPEARRMLDVTELGLSTANLSQVPLFAQLDRWSVTDGKLSCEGSLVNRFGRIGSGDDLKLTLAVRNRHTKRDLTAPVPGTAVEVGERLVGFAGSVELESLLGKDFSDSTVWNVSVIVEWKRSRSRSPLNVRDIDLAGFTFRGHGQDLEGYRTVSGNLALRCAVDGSRTFDAEQSDPTAPWMWWLDSVSAPLPHAPGPYELAVVVPCYNVEKYLDDCLGSIAAQRGFASTQVILVDDGATDDTSRMLDHFASFYANVVVVHQKNGGLGNARNNGLDVVTAPYVTFLDSDDILGEDALAAMLQAARRDGSDVVVGDLVNFPDRPYGPWKKYFGEGDRVVQDFAELPDLIFSGSACNKLFSTRLLRELGLRFGEGVHFEDAWLTLPAMLRARAISVVDRPVYYYRGRPDGSSIMDSLWSKPANYWDHLKLNHFLLEVSRAESPEIRRMFHRYVTRTYKGFLCNARNMMGRSQLEEIFPGLRAHYADIPDEVIDEFVTNPAQQLDHYAAKTGNFELFVSPESVLDNVPLAVHMDGHGFFRMFGGPANQSSAARVKDPNVVVESVRSRGSVLVVEGCMSFPGLNIDSKFVNRLEFVHQTSVEKIVVPLRQIYRRDLSNARNGKDVYAGWYAEIPLEKLAEGGYKAGDFRLRVHSPDGERHRNVVMKARLPLHRLKGVGAIGRHSYMLTIGDGDSLHFRLIGRTPLARAKQILWRTAREIRIMKRRNPGWRMRLAYWLTYPLLHSREIWVIGERSDTAQDNSYHFFKWIRQNRKRCNAYYVIDGNSPDLAKVSPYGNVLKLGSWKHRMYLLHATKLIGAYDSESYLVPQGYRKALYLHRFGELIRYQRIFLQHGITYNDVTSGASQWITSYDMIITGGRQEREFFAEEAGYGERAVLAGFTRFDALDKEPRQRPRILLMPTWRQWIVTASYKKGRGPAKTSFTQSEYFRFYRALLSDPRLAQALDRFGVDLEFFPHYEIRPYLHHFQLDSPSIVVADPQARNVQQAMKECSLMVTDYSSVFFDVAYMDTPIVYVPFDEEDFYGRHYKRGYFNLSTDGFGPVCRTVDEAVEEIIASIRNRFVVQSPYRERAERFFAHRDHGNCERVYEAIDSLGTAGASELAPPGPTVPEHVRQTERVWASAA